The sequence GACGCACAGTTCTCATTACCGGGGCAGGAGGGGGGATCGGTGCCTCAATTGCCCGGCTGTACTGCGAGGAGGGCGCGCGGGTTGCCTTGGTAGATTTCGACGAACAGTCAGTTTCCGAGCTTTCCCGGCAACTCATTGCTGCCGGACATTTGGTGGCTTGGGCTAAAGCTGACGTATCAGATTTCGCGCAATGCAGTCGAGCCTGTCTTGAGCTTAGTGAGCAGCTCGGCCCGATCGACACCTTGATCAACAATGCAGGCGTGTCACCCAAACATCAGGGCGCACCCGCACCGATTTGGGAAATGGATCCTCTGGAATGGGAAAGGGTCGTCGGCATCAACCTCACTGGCTCGTTCAACCTGGTTAGGGCAATCGCGCCGGGAATGGTTGAGCGCGGCTTTGGAAGAATCGTGAACATGTCTTCCGTCGCCGGCAGCGCCTATTTGCCTATTGTCGCGGCGCATTACAGCGCTACTAAAGCCGCGATTATCGGTTTTACCCGTCACCTGGCAGGTGAGCTCGGGCCCTATGGCATTACTGCAAACGCACTGGCTCCGGGACGCATCGAAACGCCGCTTCTTAAAACCGTTTCTGCGCAAGCGAACCAGGCAGTCGTTGATGAAACACCGTTGGGGCGTCTTGGAACGCCACTTGAGGTAGCTAAAGCAGCATGCTTTTTGACTTCAAACGACAGCGACTTCATCACGGGCCAAGTTGTGGATGTGGCGGGTGGCTGGTTGATGCGCTGATCCATCCGGGCTCGTATTCAACGTAACGATTTATCTCACAGTTTTTCAGCAGCGGGTGATGGCATGGTTCGAACAATGGGTTTTCCTGGCCGATACGAGCAAGGGCCAGGCGCACTAAAGCAGCTTGGCAGAATCCTTTCCGATATGGGGCAATCGCGCCCTTTGGTCTTGTGCGACGAGTTTGTCTCGAAGCATCTGTGGCCTGAGGTAGGGAATGCATTGTCAGAGCATGGCTTCGAGGCGAACAGTATCGTTTTTCCCGGTGAATGCACTAAAGCTGCAATTGCGTCTCTCTGTGAGCGATCAGCAGATTACAGGCCAGACACCATCATCGCTTTGGGCGGGGGTAAGACAATTGACACGGCTAAAGGGATGGCTGCTCAGCTTAACGTCCCCATCGTCGTATGCCCGACCATTGCTTCCAGCGACGCCCCAACCAGCCGTTTGATTGTGCTTTACGACGAGGCGCACAAGGTCGTTGGTGTCGAGTACCTGAACATGAACCCCTCTGCAGTAGTCGTGGACACCGAAGTGATTGTCCGTGCGCCTGCAAGGTTTTTCGCCGCAGGCATCGGCGACGCCATCAGTAAAAAGTTTGAGGCGCAACAATGTCAGTCTGCCGGAGGCAATAACTCATTTGGTACTCCAGCGTTGAACACTGCATTGCTGCTAACAGAGGCTGTGTTTAAGACGCTTATGACCTACGGGTACAGCGCTTACCAAGCAGTAGGCCGGCACGAGGTTAATGATGATGTCGAGCGGGTTGTTGAAGGAACCGTCCTTATCAGTGGCGTTGGGTTTGAGAGTGGCGGCTTGTCGTTAGCCCATGCGCTTGTGCGAGGTCTTACGTCAATTCCTGCGATTACTTCCATGCTGCATGGTGAGCTTGTCGCATTCGGGACGCTGGTGCAGATGTCCGTCGAAGAGCGCCCAGACTCAGAGATCCTAGAGGTCGCTCAGTTTCTGAATGATGTGAATCTGCCCGTCACCCTCGACGGCCTTGGCCAGACGTCTGCGTTTACCTCTGAGGAATTGGATATTGTCGTCCAGGCAACACTGGGTGCGGTGTACGCGAAAAATATGGCGCCAGCCCTTACGGCTGAACGACTCATCCGAGGACTCGCTCGTGCCGACGAGCTGGGACAACGATTTGAACGTTTCAACTAACCGCTAAATGCAGCACAGCTAATCCAAGAATAAAAGAGGCTCAGAAAATGACAGACAAGACCGTTCCGCATATTCATGACTTGCTCAAAGACTCCCCTAAGAACTGGGGTAAGTGGGGCCCGGATGATGAGGTAGGCTCACTCAACTACCTTACAGGTATCGAAGTTCTCCAAGGGGTCAAAGAGGTCAAGCAAGGCAAGACATTTACTTTGCAGGTACGGATGGCAGATCCTGCTGGTGACCCGGTCTGGCCTGGTCGCTCCCAGTCAAAACGCATGAATATCATGGATCGTGGTCACTATAACTGTGGCAAAGGCCCACATTTTCCGGGCTCTTACGAGTTCGCCGACGACGTGATGTTTTTTCATCTTCAAGGGTCAACTCAGTACGACGCCCTTGGGCATGTCTGGTACGACGATCAGATTTGGAATGGCTACAGCGCCGATACCACTATCGGTTCCCTGGCCAAGGCGAGCGTTGCTCCATTGGGTGAAAAAGGCATTGTTGGCCGAGGCATTCTGATCGACATAGCGCGCCACCGTGGTAAAGACGTGCTGGATGCAGGTGAAACGTTCAACCATGAGGATTTAATGGCTGCGGCCCGGGCTCAAGGCGTCTCTATCAACAAGCGCGACATTCTCATCATCCGCACTGGATGGATTGGCTCGTTTTATAAACGCGACCCGGAAGAGTTCTACAAAGACTTTATCGAGCCAGGCCTGACCTACAGCCCTGAGCTGGTGAAGTGGTTTCAGGAGATGGAAATTCCGAACATTGTCACTGACACCATTGCTAACGAAGTCACCGTCGATCCCGTGTCAGGGGTTGCGTTGCCGTTGCACAACGCACTCATGAGGAACTTGGGCATCACTCTCACTGAGATCGCTCAGCTTGATCCTCTCGCTGAGGACTGCGCTGAGGACGGTCAGTGGACGTTCCTCTACACCGCAGCCCCTCTAAAGGTCGTTGGCGGAACTGGAGCTCCTGTGAATCCGATCGTCATTAAATAAGTGTCTTTGCCTGGGGGCAGCAGAAACGCTGTTCTCAGGTTTTTCCCTCCAATTAACGGCTCCCGAACGGCAGCCTGTTGGCTTATCATCCTCTGCGCAAATCGAGGGCGTTCTTCTGATCGTCCTGTCTCCGCGCTACGATCGAGGATGCTGAATCTCCAATGAAAAAAATCGAGAAACCGAAGCTCAAGGATGTGGCTGAATTGGCGGGCGTCTCGATGGGGAGTGCTTCAAGAGCATTGGCTGTCCCGCACTTAGTGAAACCTGCAACGCTGGCCAAAGTACAAGCAGCTGTTCAAGAGCTCGGGTACGTGCGAGACGGGGCCGCGCGTGCTTTGGCATCCAGGCGCACGCACAGCATCGGAGCCGTTTTTCCTACGTTTAACAACCCTGCGTTCGCTGAAGCTGTCCAGGCCCTCCAGTTAAGGCTAACGGAGCTTGGGTATCACCTGATCATTTCTTCCCATGAATACGACCAGGCGCAGGAACTGGTAAACGTAAGGAACATGATTGAGCGGGGCGTCGAAGGCCTACTGTTGGTGGGTACTGAACACAGTCCTGAAATTTATGAAGCACTAACTGCCGCCCAATGCCCATTCATTCTCATGTGGTCACTTGATGGTGCTCACGACCATCACTGCGTGGGGTTCAGCAATGAGGAGGGTGGTCGATTGATAGCCAGGCACTTGCTTAGCCTTGGTCATCAAAGTATCGCCATGATCAGTGGCGTTGTTTCTAACAACGAACGGGCAAAATACCGTCTGAAAGGAATCACCGCTCAGCTACTCGAGTCAGGGATCGAGCTTTCAAGTGAACGGATTATTGAGCAGCCATTCACGATTGAGGGAGGGCGCGCCGGGCTGCGGATTGCTATGGAGCTTAACCCCAAGCCTACAGCCATTGTCTGCAGCACTGACCTCACCTGTATCGGAGCGTTGGCGGAAGCGCGCTCCAATGGGATCGACGTCCCCAAAGAACTATCAGTCAGCGGGTTCGATGATATCGAGTTCGCGGCTGCCTACGTGCCAGCCCTGACGACCGTCAGGGTGCCGACTTCGAAAATTGGTATCAGCAGCGCCAACAACATCGTTGCGCTGATCGAGGGGCGCCCACTTGCACGCCGCGAGCGCATACAAATCGAACTCGTCGTCCGAGATAGTACGGCGCCACGGCCCTAGAGCGTTTCCAAGAATGGACTAAACTCTTGGTGCTTCATTGGCATTGAACCAGCCTGGGCGGTACTCGCTCCAGGTCAGCTGCCAGAAGCCCTCATGTTTGCGACGAAGCCGCATCCGGTAATGCGCGCCATAGAGAGGCGTGCCATCTTGCGTGTGTGAGTTTCCAGGAATGACTCTGCCGACAATCATTTCCGCTACACCCTTTTCCTCGTCGGACTTGATCTCCAGCACGTCCGCGAAATGCTGCATCCACGGCCAGGGCCTGCGAAACTCTTTGAAGGAGCCGATGATCGCGTGACGCCCTTCAATAAGGCCCATCGGTTGAAAATCACCAGCGGCGTCGTTGGTAAAGCAATGAGCAAGCTGCTGCATGTCAGCCTGATCCAGCGCCCATGAGTAACGAGCGTAGGTTTCAGCAATACACTCCGCACTGGTCACCGAAGCCGTTGAGTCAGGGAAAGCAAGCCATGGCGAATTCAGCTCGCTAACGATGGTCGGGGCTGGGTCGCCAATCCTCCATCCGTCGTCACCTGGTGGAAGCTGCCAGTGAATTGCAAGCGAGTAGTCCCCGGTTACCCAATTTAAGGCAATCAGCACGCTGTCGAGGCGCCAGGTGCCTGCTGTCTTTTTCAGAGAGCCTGTGACAGTCATACCAAATCCGAGCGTGGCCGACTTTGTGGCTTTGCTGATATGGCCATAGGCGTAGAGACTGAAAGTGGCGTCGGTTTCTCCACCACCCACATAGTGATTGGTTGCCTTCACTGAAAAGCCATCAGCCTTGGCACGGTCTTGCTGGAAAGCTCTGACAATCTTGCGTCCACCCTCATGAGCGGACATGTGGCTTGTCACCAACTGGCAATTCTCAGTGAACATATCCCCAACAGAGTCCCAATTACCGCTCTCCCAGGCTTTCAGAAAGGTGGCTATAACGCCCTTGATGGCGGTGCGATCACTTGAGCCGGTCACTGGGTCACCTGCGAGGCAGGTTGGCCTATGGGAAAGTGTGGCAGGACATACTCAGCCATCTCTTCCAGGACATCTGCTGCTGGTCGCTGCAGAGGTTTGATATTCAGTGCCACGTGTGAAACGCCCTCATCCTGTTGCCGTTTCCAGAGCTCCACGAGAGCATTACGCCCGATCCTTATTCCGTTGTAGCCGCGTTCCAGCGGTGTGTTCGGATCCTTCGCCAGATCGAAAAATGTCGCGTAGCCGTATGGTTTTGCATTGCCGGTCTGGCTGGCAGAACGGAACTCGCGGATGAGGCCGGGCAAACGATTGAAGTCGCTCAGATGCCAAATCCATGCATCGGCATTATTGGCTATCCACTCAAGCGTCTGACGGGCCCGGCCCACGACAATCATGGGGAGTCGAGGGCCAACTGGCTTGGGTACCATGTCTAGCAAGCCTTCCAGCTGGCCGAAAAGTTTGGTTGAGACGCTTGGGAAGCTGTTTTCAGTGACTGTCTTAATCAGCTCAAAGCCTTCCCGGTATCGTTCTTCTCTCGCTTCGAAATCAATCCCGAATGCTGGATATTCAATTGGGCGATCTCCGCTGGATAGCCCTAGCAAGAAACGACCGCCGGTTAGCTGGTCGACCGAAACGGACTGCTTAGCGACGATCAGTGGTTCACGTAACGGAAGAACGATGCCCGTTGTGCCCAAGGCAATGTTTTTGGTAACAGCAGCCAGATATCCCAGATATACAAACGGGTCGATCATTTGACCAGTATCACCAAAGCTCGGGTCATAGAAGGGCACATCTCTCATCCACAGACTTGCGAATCCAGCCTCGTCCGCGATGCGAGCAAGGCGTTGATGATCCTGCAGCGTGGGAAACGGTGAATTCGGATAGCCCTCCAAGGGCATGATGTATCCGAAGGTGAGGCCTTCGGGCTGAAACACTCGCGAATAGGCCGGATGAGCTGCAAGCTCGGGACTGAGCTCAAGGGAAGGGCTGAGAGAAGTCATTGCTAAACCTCATTATTTCAAGCCGATTACTACTGTGTAAGCGGCTTTCAGATGAACAGGTCTGCATGGTAGTGAAGGTATTGGGGAAAATGTGTCCCCTCTGATGGGGCGCGATCCACTGGTGGCCGCTATCCACTCAATGAAAAATCTGCGGGGTCAATCGCTTGAACTCGTCCGCAGTAGGCGCCTTAGATGAGTCGCGGCCTTCAACGGGATGAGTCTTACGCGCTGTGACGAGTGGTCACAGATGGTGTGAATTTCTGAGTATTCTCCTGTGCGAGAGCATCACCTACTCTCACTCAGCGATTGAAATCCTGGCTCGCTCGCCAGTCACACGTTGAGAGAAATTATAATGAATACGCCCGTTAAACCTGATGAACTTGCCATTCCTTATGCTTTGCCGCAGGTGCCTTTCATGTCTCCAGACATGGTGCATCCAGGCGTTATGACCACTTGGCTCGAAGACGATAATCTCTGGGTGCCGGTCACCAAATCAGTATCTTTCAAACCACTGCTGCTGAGCGTTAGCGGTGGGTACTACATCAACTTGCTCCGAGTTCGGCAGAGCGGGGTTTTGTCTCGTCACCGCCACTCAGGTGCAGTACATGCGATCGTGTTGAAGGGGCGTTGGTACTACCTCGAACACGATTGGGTTGCTGATGAAGGCTCCTTTGCATTCGAGCCGCCAGGGGAGACTCACACTCTGTTCGTCCCTGAAGATGTCGAAGAAATGATTACTTGGTTCCACGTTCAGGGTGGCTACACTTACGTCGACCCACAGGGTGTCGCGGTTGGCTATGAAGACGTTTTCACCAAGCTGGAAGCTGCCCGCAGCCATTACAAAAATTTGGGCTTGCCGGACGATTATATCGAGCAGTTCATTCGCTGATTCTGGTTCAAAAAAGAACGCGCTACGGCGCGTTTTTTTGTGTAGATAAACAGGTAGATTCAGTCGCGTAAGGAGCGTACCGAAATGGATCAATACTCTCAAATGCTAGCCTTCATCTGGTCAACAGAGTGCGGAAGTTTTTCTGCTGCCGCCAGGGCGCATGAGATGACTCCGTCGGCCATCAGTAAATTGATAGCACGGCTAGAGGATCGGCTTCGGGTTCGACTTTTTCAGAGGGGGTCCCGAGTCCTCACTCTGACGGAGGAGGGGGCGGCTTATCTGCGCAGTGCGAAAGCTGTAGTTGAGGCGATGAGTGAAGCTGACTCTCTGGCAGAAGGGCTTCCTTCAAGGGTCAGTGGCACGCTTCGCATCCACACGATGACCTCTTTTGCGAAGCAGCAGATCGTGCCTTGGTTGCCGGAATTCCTCGACACCTATCCCGGTCTTGATGTCGAGATTCAGTTAGGCGCTCAGTTCGTTGACCAGTTCGAACAAGGATTGGACATAGCCATCCATAGCGGGATTCTTCCGAGCTCTTCCAGAATCGCAAAGAAGATAGGCGAATGTGAATGGTTGCTGTGTGCTTCACCTGACTACCTGGAAAAGTATGGAATACCGCAGCAGCCACAAGATCTGATGAATCATCGATGCTTTAATTTCAGTTTTGCCAGCCCTTGGAACAAATGGGCCTTTATCCAAGATGGCCTAGGTGTGACGACCCCTGTGAAGCCTCGAGGATCGTTTACCCAGGGTGAGCTGCTCAGAGATATGGCCAAATCAGGTGCGGGTATAGTCCGCCTTGCGGATTTCCACATTGGAAAAGACATTCAGGACGGATCGCTGGTGCTCCTGCTTGACGAGTACAAAGCGGAGATCCTGGAGCCTATTTACCTGCTTTATTCAGACCGTAAGCATTTGAGTCCTCGCATCCGGGTGTTCATCGAGTTTTTTCAGGAAAAATGGATTGCTCATCCATGGAAAATCGTGAGAGGACTGCCCGGAGCGGTTTGATAGCCACTACGGCTCGGCGCTTACTTTCACTCTACCTCCGCGCAAGCGTGCAACTTTGGCTCCTGCACAAGGGAGCCAATACTCCACCACTCTGATAATTTTCCCTCTTGCTCTGTGCCCAACAGAGATCTCAAAAATTTGAGGCCTGTTCCCCAGTAATTACTTAGTCAAATGCTTCGCTGGCACCTCTCTCATTTTGTGCCACTGACCTGTTCCTGGCGGTCACAGCAGGTGTGCTTTGCCAGCTATATTCAGCCCTGAAATTGAGCCATAACCTCTGTCCATGGTGAGCAGTACGACAAGTGCTGGATCACCTCGGATGTTGAGGCGTATGTGTGCAAAACACCGATCCTCAGCCGGAGAATAAAAATAAATACCCGGAGATATCCCCATGGGATTTGCTCAAGACAAAATCGAAGCATTACCTGCGGTCAATCGTGTGCCAAAAGGTGCAGGTGCAGCCTCCTGGGGTGCGATGGCTCTTTTGTGGCTCGTGTATGCCATGGATGCCAACTCCCGCCAGATGTTCTTTATGGTATTGCCCTCCATCACCAGCGAGTTCAAGACAAGCGCTGAGCTGACTGGACTGCTTGCCGCGTTCATCACGATCGCTACATCTTTGATAGCCGTGCCTTGCATGATTTGGGCTGATAAAGGCGGTCAGGGATGGATGCGAAAATACCGCCATCTGCCAATCGTGATTGCTTACACGCTATTCACCTTTCTGACCGGCCTCAATTTCTTGACAGGCTCGCTTGGAGTGCTTGTTGCGCTGCAAGTGATGTCACACGCATTTGGCGGTGCTGGCGAAGCCATCGAAGTCACTTCCTTGTCTGAGTGGTGGTCGAAGGAGCGCCGTGGTTTCGCCCTGGGACTTCATCACACCGGATACCCTTGGGGCACATTGATCGGTGGCTTGGCGATCAGTGCTCTACTCCACGCTTACGGCCCGGAAAATTGGCGCTTGGCATTCCTGCTGTTCCCTGTACCGATGATCATCATCTTTTCGGTCTACTGGTGGTTCAGTACGAAGAAGCGTTACGAGTCCTTTGTTGAACACGCTCAAGCCGTGGGTGAGACCCCTCCATCAATGGAAGCGGTACAGGGAGTGGTTGAGGTGCCCAAAGGCGCGCTCAAGTCGGCAATGAAAAATCCGAACATCTCCGCTATCGCTCTTATCTCGATGTTCGCGATCGTTGGCTACTTCGGCATCAGCTTCTGGCTACCTCAGTATCTGGCCTTTGTTGCCCATTACAACTTCGCAGAGGCAGCTGCTTACTCGGTGCTCTTCACGATCACCGGTGGTATCGGCCAGATCGTTTGGGGATGGGTTTCAGACCGTGCAGGCCGAAAACTTTGCCTCGTGCTTGTTTTCGCATGGCTTGCGGTGGGCATGTACCTCTTCAAATACTCATCCGTCAGCCTGACTTGGCTTATCGCGATTCAGTTGTTTGCCGGGTTCGCGATGAACGCGCCCTACACGTTGCTGTATGCCATTGCGTTTGATTCTGCGAAGCAAGGCACGACTGGCCTGGCAGGCTCAATCGTCAACGTCGGTATTTACGCCGGTGGCTTTGGGCCATTCGTGATCGGGATGTTCATCGGCGCAGGTGGTGGCTTTGAGCAGGCTGCTGGTTACAACTACGCGCTCTACTTTATCTCCGGTCTCATGGTACTGGCGGCCATCATCACCATTTTCTTCACCCGAGAAACTACCGGCTGGTTCCTTAAGTACGACAAGGCGCTGGTCTCGAAGCACTCTTGCAACATGGGTTTGTAACGAACCGATCGTACCTGCACTTACAAGAAAATCCCCTTGGGGATAGCTAAAGCTAGGAGAAAGTCATGACCCTTATTAAAGATGCCAAATGGTTGAGCCAATTCGCCGACGAGTTAAACGGTGATGCTGATTGGACTGCCGCTGCTCGCTATTTCGATGGACGGATTCAATTCAAGCACAGCACAGCCTTCTCAACGCTTGCGGTTCTCGCCGGTAAGGTCGTTGCGGTTTACCCGGAAGGAAGCCCCTTGGGTGCGGATATCATCGTGTCTGGTGCTGATGATGAGTGGCAGCGCGTTCTTGACGGAAAGATCGACTGGTTTGAAGCGTTGTCCCCAGGGTTGGGCAAACTTGAGCTTGAGGGCAACGTAGTCGCCGCATGGCAGTACGTTGATGTGTTGGCCCGCGCGTTTGACGCAATGAAGCGTGTAGGGAAAGCTAATAATAACCCACCAGTCTCTTACTCTCCCGGGCCTAAGCCGTCAGGGAAAGAGACGGTAGGACGGTACATTACCGTTGATGGAATTCGCGTTTATTACGAAGAATCAGGGGAGGGACGTCCACTCGTTTGCTTCCACGCGGCATCACAAGATTCTCTGATGTACAGGCACGTACTGGACGGCCTCTCAGATGAGTTCCGCGTCATTGCAATTGACGCCCCTGGGCACAGCAAATCAGAGCTACCTGAATCAGGTCCATTCCACAGCCTCACTCGCCATGCGGAGTTCAATGAGCACCTTATGGAGGCCTTGGGACTTGAGAACCCCGCCATCATGGGATGCTCGATGGGTGGCAATCTGGTGCTGGAATTGGGGGCACGTCGGCCCGATGCTTACAGCGCGATCATTTCAGCTGAAGGGGCAGATTTTACCCCGACGGTTTCCGAGTTCTTCCTCGATATGTTGCTCATGAATGGGCCAGAGATCATCGGTGCCTGGTCTCGTTCGATGACTGGCAATCGCACTCCACCAGATCGTGCGAGGGAGGTGGTGTGGCAGATCTCGCGCACCACGCCGCAGGTGATGAAAGGTGACCTCACAGGCTATGCGAACTTTGATCAGCGGCAACAAGTTGGAAAGATCAAAGCGCCTGTTTTACTTCTGCGCGGTGACGCGGATTGGTTGGTGTACCAAGAGAAGGTTGAGGAGACAGCATCTCGCATTCCCGGCAGTAAGATCGCCGTGCTCGCAGGTACTGGCCACTATCCAATGACTGAAAACCCACTGGAGTTCTGTGACACGGTACGCGCGTTCCTTCGTGAAGCGGGTCACGGCCACGCAGGCTGAAAGATCTGATTGAGGAGCCCGCTCGTCAGGCGGGCTTTTCTGCGTCTATTTAACGCGAAGGTTCAATCCCGAAAAAAGCCTTTTCTATTCCCGCACAAAAACCTAATGCGCGCCGACCCACTGAGGCTCAGGCCGTTGCGGGAGCTATCTCAACCCTCGAATCCCTTCCATAGCCGATCGTCAGACAATCAGAATTATTTTCTTGTGATCTGTGATCACAGTGGATAGCATCTGTCTCAGAGCGAATAACTGAGCGTCAGCATTGTTCACCAACCGCTCAAACGATTACTCCTAAAAATAAATACAAAATTTGGAGAACATCATGCGAAGTACAACTCCATCTGCGACCGAGCGTGGCCCCATTGCAATCGTTGGCGCGGGCCTGATTGGGAGAGCTTGGGCGATTGTTTTTGCTGGAGCAGGACATCCGGTGCGTTTACACGACATGGATCTGCAGACAATGCAGAACAGCCATGCCTACATAGAAGCGAGACTTAACGAGCTCGCAGAATTTGATCTCCTCAATGACGCGCCCCTCACCGTACTTGCACGGATTACGTGTGTTCCCGATTTGGCTGATGCGCTACGTGATGTGGTGCTCGTACAGGAAAACGTTCGGGAAACGGTGGAGGCGAAAATCGACATTTTCAGTCGAATGGATGTGTTGGCGCCCAAGGACGCGATTCTTGCCAGTTCAACTTCATGGTTACCGGCCTCCGAGTTCACTAAAGATCTACCAGGTCGGGGGCGCTGCGTAGTTGCACACCCTACCAACCCACCTTACTTAGTTCCTCTTGTGGAGCTTTGCCCTGCGCCGTGGACCGAATCTGAAGTGATGATTCGAGCGCATGAGATCTACACCGCAGCAGGGCAGAGCCCTGTCGTTCTATCCCGAGAGATCCACGGCTTCTTGTTGAACCGAGTCCAAGCAGCAGTCCTCAACGAATGCTTCAAATTGCATGAGGAAGGCTTTGCTAGCTCTGAGGATATTGATCGGGTACTCAAAGATGGACTCGCCCTCCGCTGGTCATTTATGGGCCCCTTCGAAACCATCGATCTCAACGCCCCTGCCGGCGTATCTGACTATGCCAAACGCTACGGTCAGCAAAATCGCGAAACGATCAATTCCGAAAATGCTTTTGACTGGTCGGAATCAGCAGTCGCCCGAGTACATGACGAGCGCCGCCAAAAACTTGAACTTGAAGGCATTGCATTGCGATCCGCCTGGCGTGACCGCCGCCTTATGGCTCTCGCTGCGCACAAGCGTCAAGCACCAAATTCCTGACGGCATCACTTCATCCTGAACACCAAAATAAAAGTAACCAGGAGGTCACCATGGCTCGTAAAGTCATCATCACTTGCGCGGTCACCGGCGCAATTCATACACCTTCCATGTCCCGTTACCTGCCGGTAACACCAGGTCAAATTGCCGAAGCGGCGATTGGTGCCGCTGAGGCTGGCGCCTCAATTGTTCACCTACATGCTCGTAATCCAATTGATGGCAGTCCCTCTCAGGATCCGGAACTGTTTAAGCAGTTTCTGCCGGCTATCAAAGAGGCTAGCGATGTGGTGATCAACCTGACTACAGGTGGCGCGCCGACAATGTCGCTTGAAGATCGACTTCGTCCAGCACATCAGTTCAAACCGGAAGTGGCCTCACTGAACATGGGCACGATGAACATGGGTCTTTACCCAATGCTCAATCGGTTTAAGGAGTTCAAACACGCTTGGGAGGAACCATACCTCGCCGGCAGCCATGACCGCATTTTCAAAAATACATTTACCGACATAGCCCACATCCTCGAGTCATGCAGTGAGAACGGTACCCGTTTTGAAATCGAATGCTATGACATTGGGCATCTCTACACCGCTGCACATTTCATTGATCGTGGCCTCATCAAACCTCCGTTTTTGATCCAATCGGTTTTCGGCATTTTGGGCGGTATCGGCGGTCACCCTGAGGATGTCCTGCATATGCGGCGCACAGCTGATCGTCTCTTCGGAGATGACTATCAGTGGTCGGTTCTTCCTGCAGGAAAGCAGCAGATGAGCATTGGTGCTCAATCAGCCACGCTTGGAGGACACGTGCGTGTGGGTCTTGAAGACTCGCTTTGGGACGGGCCGGGTCAATTGGCAAAAAGCAATGCCGATCAAGTTTCGCGCATGCGCAAAATTCTCGAAGGGCTTTCACTTGAAGTGGCGACACCGTCTGACGCGAGGGAAATCCTGAAGCTAAAAGGTGGCGATAACGTCA comes from Pseudomonas sp. RU47 and encodes:
- a CDS encoding SDR family oxidoreductase, with translation MTNLRHSGRTVLITGAGGGIGASIARLYCEEGARVALVDFDEQSVSELSRQLIAAGHLVAWAKADVSDFAQCSRACLELSEQLGPIDTLINNAGVSPKHQGAPAPIWEMDPLEWERVVGINLTGSFNLVRAIAPGMVERGFGRIVNMSSVAGSAYLPIVAAHYSATKAAIIGFTRHLAGELGPYGITANALAPGRIETPLLKTVSAQANQAVVDETPLGRLGTPLEVAKAACFLTSNDSDFITGQVVDVAGGWLMR
- a CDS encoding glycerol dehydrogenase; translation: MGFPGRYEQGPGALKQLGRILSDMGQSRPLVLCDEFVSKHLWPEVGNALSEHGFEANSIVFPGECTKAAIASLCERSADYRPDTIIALGGGKTIDTAKGMAAQLNVPIVVCPTIASSDAPTSRLIVLYDEAHKVVGVEYLNMNPSAVVVDTEVIVRAPARFFAAGIGDAISKKFEAQQCQSAGGNNSFGTPALNTALLLTEAVFKTLMTYGYSAYQAVGRHEVNDDVERVVEGTVLISGVGFESGGLSLAHALVRGLTSIPAITSMLHGELVAFGTLVQMSVEERPDSEILEVAQFLNDVNLPVTLDGLGQTSAFTSEELDIVVQATLGAVYAKNMAPALTAERLIRGLARADELGQRFERFN
- a CDS encoding cyclase family protein, whose amino-acid sequence is MTDKTVPHIHDLLKDSPKNWGKWGPDDEVGSLNYLTGIEVLQGVKEVKQGKTFTLQVRMADPAGDPVWPGRSQSKRMNIMDRGHYNCGKGPHFPGSYEFADDVMFFHLQGSTQYDALGHVWYDDQIWNGYSADTTIGSLAKASVAPLGEKGIVGRGILIDIARHRGKDVLDAGETFNHEDLMAAARAQGVSINKRDILIIRTGWIGSFYKRDPEEFYKDFIEPGLTYSPELVKWFQEMEIPNIVTDTIANEVTVDPVSGVALPLHNALMRNLGITLTEIAQLDPLAEDCAEDGQWTFLYTAAPLKVVGGTGAPVNPIVIK
- a CDS encoding LacI family DNA-binding transcriptional regulator; the encoded protein is MKKIEKPKLKDVAELAGVSMGSASRALAVPHLVKPATLAKVQAAVQELGYVRDGAARALASRRTHSIGAVFPTFNNPAFAEAVQALQLRLTELGYHLIISSHEYDQAQELVNVRNMIERGVEGLLLVGTEHSPEIYEALTAAQCPFILMWSLDGAHDHHCVGFSNEEGGRLIARHLLSLGHQSIAMISGVVSNNERAKYRLKGITAQLLESGIELSSERIIEQPFTIEGGRAGLRIAMELNPKPTAIVCSTDLTCIGALAEARSNGIDVPKELSVSGFDDIEFAAAYVPALTTVRVPTSKIGISSANNIVALIEGRPLARRERIQIELVVRDSTAPRP
- a CDS encoding nuclear transport factor 2 family protein, whose product is MTGSSDRTAIKGVIATFLKAWESGNWDSVGDMFTENCQLVTSHMSAHEGGRKIVRAFQQDRAKADGFSVKATNHYVGGGETDATFSLYAYGHISKATKSATLGFGMTVTGSLKKTAGTWRLDSVLIALNWVTGDYSLAIHWQLPPGDDGWRIGDPAPTIVSELNSPWLAFPDSTASVTSAECIAETYARYSWALDQADMQQLAHCFTNDAAGDFQPMGLIEGRHAIIGSFKEFRRPWPWMQHFADVLEIKSDEEKGVAEMIVGRVIPGNSHTQDGTPLYGAHYRMRLRRKHEGFWQLTWSEYRPGWFNANEAPRV
- a CDS encoding LLM class oxidoreductase — its product is MTSLSPSLELSPELAAHPAYSRVFQPEGLTFGYIMPLEGYPNSPFPTLQDHQRLARIADEAGFASLWMRDVPFYDPSFGDTGQMIDPFVYLGYLAAVTKNIALGTTGIVLPLREPLIVAKQSVSVDQLTGGRFLLGLSSGDRPIEYPAFGIDFEAREERYREGFELIKTVTENSFPSVSTKLFGQLEGLLDMVPKPVGPRLPMIVVGRARQTLEWIANNADAWIWHLSDFNRLPGLIREFRSASQTGNAKPYGYATFFDLAKDPNTPLERGYNGIRIGRNALVELWKRQQDEGVSHVALNIKPLQRPAADVLEEMAEYVLPHFPIGQPASQVTQ
- a CDS encoding 2,4'-dihydroxyacetophenone dioxygenase family protein, encoding MNTPVKPDELAIPYALPQVPFMSPDMVHPGVMTTWLEDDNLWVPVTKSVSFKPLLLSVSGGYYINLLRVRQSGVLSRHRHSGAVHAIVLKGRWYYLEHDWVADEGSFAFEPPGETHTLFVPEDVEEMITWFHVQGGYTYVDPQGVAVGYEDVFTKLEAARSHYKNLGLPDDYIEQFIR